A genomic window from Caloranaerobacter ferrireducens includes:
- the fusA gene encoding elongation factor G, producing the protein MNVYGTDKIRNIALLGHGGSGKTTLTEAMLFTTGVIKRIGRVEDGSTVSDFDKEEKDRQISINTSLIPIEWKGHKLNVLDTPGYFDFVGEVKSALAVAGGAVILVDASSGIEVGTEKAWKYIREAKKPAFIFINKMDKENANFDKVINQLREKFGKAVVPFEVPLGEKEDFKGLINIVDMKARKYDENEIKCFDVDVPEGLEDKIQPLREMLIESVAESDEALLEKYFEGEEFTDEEIHKGLRTGVLNGDLIPVLCGSATKNIGVQTLMDMIWDYLPSPNDVEINTGINPNTGETIERKLDSNEPFSALVFKTIADPYVGKISLFKVLSGEIHKDDEVLNTTQDTKFKMGNIFILRGKEQIEVNKLVAGDIGAVAKLNNTYTGDTLCSKDSPIKYPGIEFPEPLLFLAVEPKSQGDEDKMGSGLHRLTEEDPTFKVFYNKETKQTLLGGQGDMHLSVIINKLKDKFGVEVELKDPKVPYRETIKGRAEAEGKHKKQTGGHGQYGHVFIRFEPSQEEFEFNEEIFGGAVPKQYIPAVEKGLKECIESGVLAGYPVVNIKATLYDGSYHTVDSSEMAFKMATAIAFKKGMQAANPVLLEPIMRVEVLVPEEYMGDIMGDLNKRRGRILGMEPQKDGSQLVIAEVPQAEMFKYAIDLKSMTQARASFRMEFARYEEVPPHLSEKIIEEAKASQE; encoded by the coding sequence ATGAATGTGTATGGGACCGATAAAATCAGAAATATTGCTTTACTAGGACACGGAGGGAGTGGAAAAACAACTTTAACTGAAGCAATGCTTTTTACAACAGGGGTTATTAAGAGAATAGGACGTGTAGAAGATGGTAGTACTGTATCTGACTTTGACAAAGAAGAGAAAGATAGACAAATTTCTATTAACACATCTTTAATACCTATAGAATGGAAAGGACACAAATTAAATGTACTAGATACTCCGGGATATTTTGATTTTGTTGGGGAAGTTAAAAGTGCTTTAGCTGTTGCTGGCGGCGCAGTTATATTAGTTGATGCATCATCAGGTATTGAGGTCGGAACAGAAAAGGCATGGAAATATATTAGAGAAGCTAAGAAACCTGCTTTTATATTTATTAATAAGATGGATAAGGAAAATGCTAATTTTGATAAGGTAATTAATCAATTGAGAGAGAAATTTGGTAAAGCAGTTGTACCTTTTGAAGTACCTTTAGGAGAAAAGGAAGACTTTAAAGGTCTTATAAATATAGTTGATATGAAAGCTAGAAAATATGATGAAAATGAAATAAAATGCTTTGATGTGGATGTTCCTGAGGGGCTTGAAGATAAAATACAGCCTCTAAGAGAAATGTTAATTGAGTCAGTAGCTGAAAGTGACGAGGCGCTATTAGAAAAATATTTTGAAGGTGAAGAGTTTACTGATGAGGAAATACATAAAGGACTAAGAACTGGAGTTTTAAATGGAGATTTGATACCTGTTTTATGTGGTTCAGCTACAAAAAATATAGGTGTACAGACTTTAATGGATATGATATGGGATTACTTACCGTCACCTAATGACGTTGAGATAAATACAGGCATTAATCCTAATACTGGAGAGACAATCGAAAGGAAATTAGACAGTAACGAACCATTCTCAGCATTAGTATTTAAAACAATTGCAGACCCTTATGTTGGAAAAATTTCACTATTTAAAGTTTTATCTGGAGAAATTCATAAAGATGATGAAGTACTTAATACAACACAAGATACTAAATTCAAAATGGGTAATATATTTATATTGAGAGGTAAAGAGCAAATAGAAGTAAATAAACTAGTAGCAGGAGATATTGGTGCAGTTGCTAAGCTAAATAATACTTATACAGGCGATACACTATGCAGTAAAGACAGCCCTATAAAGTATCCAGGTATAGAGTTTCCTGAACCTTTATTATTCTTAGCTGTGGAGCCTAAGTCACAAGGCGATGAAGATAAGATGGGTTCTGGTTTGCATAGATTGACTGAAGAGGATCCTACTTTCAAAGTTTTTTACAATAAAGAAACTAAGCAGACACTTCTAGGCGGTCAAGGAGATATGCATCTAAGTGTTATAATAAATAAGCTTAAAGATAAATTTGGCGTTGAAGTTGAACTAAAAGATCCAAAGGTTCCATACAGAGAGACTATAAAAGGAAGAGCTGAAGCTGAAGGTAAGCATAAAAAACAAACTGGTGGTCACGGTCAATATGGTCATGTTTTTATCAGATTTGAACCAAGTCAAGAAGAATTTGAATTTAATGAAGAGATTTTCGGAGGTGCTGTACCAAAGCAATATATACCAGCAGTTGAAAAAGGACTTAAAGAATGTATTGAGTCTGGTGTTTTAGCTGGTTATCCTGTAGTTAACATTAAAGCAACACTTTATGACGGTTCTTATCATACTGTCGATTCATCAGAGATGGCTTTCAAAATGGCTACAGCGATAGCATTCAAAAAGGGTATGCAAGCAGCTAATCCGGTTTTATTGGAACCAATTATGAGAGTTGAAGTACTTGTACCAGAAGAATATATGGGAGATATTATGGGAGATCTTAATAAAAGAAGAGGTAGAATTTTAGGTATGGAACCACAAAAAGATGGTAGTCAATTAGTAATAGCCGAAGTTCCGCAGGCAGAAATGTTTAAATATGCAATAGATTTAAAATCAATGACTCAAGCGAGAGCTAGCTTTAGAATGGAATTTGCAAGATACGAAGAAGTACCACCTCATCTAAGTGAAAAAATTATTGAAGAAGCTAAAGCTTCACAAGAATAA
- the radA gene encoding DNA repair protein RadA, with translation MVKIKTKFICQECGYETPKWLGKCPSCGQWNTFVEEFYEKSLQTKPLELSITKVQRLKEVEIKNEARTSTYIKEFDRVLGGGIVKGSLILVGGDPGIGKSTLLIQTANNISLKGYKVLYVSGEESAKQIKIRASRLGISGEDLFILAETNIEIILNVIKDTKPQVLIIDSIQTVYTPNISSAPGSVSQVREISSMLMKVAKEREIATFIVGHVTKSGAIAGPRVLEHMVDTVLYFEGERHHTYRVLRAVKNRFGSTNEIGIFEMRDSGLVEVINPSEMLLSGRPINASGNVVVPSIEGTRPMLIEMQALVSYTAFGMPRRIATGVDYNRVILMIAILEKKIGLEFNNMDAYINVTGGIQIKEPAADLGIICALTSSFKDVEINSKTVVMGEVGLAGELRSISFIDKRINEASKLGFKTAIVPESNLKGLNIKTDMNIIGVNNIRDALDICLGG, from the coding sequence GTGGTTAAAATAAAAACTAAATTTATTTGCCAGGAATGTGGATATGAGACTCCTAAATGGCTTGGTAAATGCCCTTCCTGTGGACAATGGAATACATTTGTTGAAGAATTTTATGAAAAAAGTTTACAAACTAAACCATTAGAACTTAGTATTACCAAAGTACAAAGATTAAAAGAAGTTGAAATAAAAAACGAAGCTAGAACTTCTACATATATAAAAGAATTTGATAGAGTATTGGGCGGAGGAATTGTAAAAGGTTCACTTATATTGGTTGGAGGCGATCCTGGAATTGGCAAATCAACTTTGTTAATACAGACAGCAAATAATATCTCACTTAAAGGGTATAAAGTATTATATGTATCAGGGGAAGAATCGGCAAAGCAAATTAAGATTAGAGCAAGCAGACTAGGGATTAGTGGAGAAGATTTATTTATATTAGCAGAAACTAATATAGAAATAATTTTAAATGTAATAAAAGATACTAAGCCGCAAGTACTTATTATAGACTCTATCCAAACAGTTTATACTCCTAATATATCTTCTGCTCCAGGAAGTGTAAGTCAAGTTAGAGAAATATCATCTATGCTTATGAAGGTTGCTAAAGAAAGAGAAATAGCTACTTTTATAGTAGGGCATGTTACTAAATCTGGTGCAATAGCTGGTCCTAGAGTTTTGGAGCATATGGTTGATACAGTTTTATATTTTGAAGGAGAGCGTCATCATACTTATAGGGTTTTAAGAGCAGTAAAAAACAGATTTGGTTCTACGAATGAGATAGGAATATTTGAAATGCGAGATTCAGGATTAGTAGAAGTAATAAATCCTTCTGAAATGCTTTTATCAGGTAGACCCATTAATGCATCAGGAAATGTTGTAGTTCCTAGTATCGAAGGAACAAGACCAATGCTTATAGAAATGCAGGCTTTAGTGAGTTATACTGCTTTTGGTATGCCAAGAAGGATTGCAACAGGAGTGGACTATAACAGAGTTATACTGATGATAGCTATTTTGGAAAAAAAGATAGGTTTAGAGTTTAATAATATGGATGCATATATTAATGTAACGGGAGGTATTCAAATAAAAGAACCAGCAGCTGATTTAGGGATAATTTGTGCACTAACGTCCAGTTTTAAGGATGTTGAGATTAATTCAAAAACTGTAGTTATGGGAGAGGTCGGATTAGCTGGTGAGTTAAGGAGTATTTCATTTATAGATAAACGGATTAATGAGGCCAGTAAGTTAGGATTTAAGACGGCAATTGTACCTGAATCGAACCTTAAGGGTTTAAATATTAAAACTGATATGAATATAATAGGAGTAAATAATATACGTGATGCGTTGGATATATGTTTAGGAGGTTAA
- a CDS encoding ATP-dependent Clp protease ATP-binding subunit, with translation MFGRFTERAQKVILFAQEEAKQLKHNYVGTEHLLLGLIKEGEGIAARVLTNLGVDLDKVRQKIINLIGYGNEEGELLGFTPRTKRVFELSLMEAKSLGHNYIGTEHILLGLIKEGEGVAATILKEVGIDLSKAREEILSMLDNSFNRHGQKANHRGNVKTPTLDKYGRDLTKLAQEEKLDPVIGRDKEIERVIQVLSRRTKNNPCLIGEPGVGKTAIVEGLAQKIVEGNVPEILKNKKVVTLDLASMVAGAKYRGEFEDRLKKVMEEIRKSGDIILFIDEMHTIIGAGAAEGAIDASNILKPALARGELQAIGATTLDEYRKHIEKDPALERRFQPIIVEEPTIENTIKILEGLRDKYEAHHRVKITDEAIKAAAELSSRYITDRFLPDKAIDLIDEAASRVRLQSITAPPDLNELEKKLEELYQEKEEAISTQNFEKAAKLRDEEKKIKEELERRKEEWRHEKQSKSTEVGYEEIAQVVSSWTGIPVKKLAEEESERLLKMEEILHQRVVGQEQAVKAVSNAIRRARVGLKDPNRPIGSFIFLGPTGVGKTELSKALAEALFGDENAMIRVDMSEYMEKHSVSKIVGSPPGYVGYEEGGQLTEKVRRKPYSVILFDEIEKAHPDVFNILLQLLDDGRLTDAKGRVVDFKNTVIIMTSNVGASTIKKQKTLGFAAQKDQEKEEYEKMKENIMDELRRSFRPEFLNRIDEVIVFHSLNEEHIKQIVDLMVKDLEKRLKALNVNIKVTEKAKEYLAKEGYDPTYGARPLKRSIRKLIEDKLSEEILKGNISKNDNIVVDFDGEKLTFNKE, from the coding sequence ATGTTTGGAAGATTTACAGAAAGGGCACAAAAAGTAATTTTATTTGCTCAGGAAGAAGCCAAACAGCTTAAACATAATTATGTAGGTACAGAACATTTACTACTTGGATTGATAAAAGAAGGAGAAGGGATAGCAGCTAGGGTACTCACAAACCTTGGTGTTGATTTAGATAAAGTAAGACAGAAAATAATTAATTTAATCGGATATGGAAATGAAGAAGGTGAATTACTAGGATTTACTCCTAGAACAAAAAGAGTTTTTGAATTAAGTCTTATGGAAGCTAAAAGTTTGGGACATAACTATATAGGAACAGAGCACATATTATTAGGACTAATTAAAGAAGGTGAAGGGGTAGCAGCTACTATATTAAAGGAAGTAGGAATAGATTTATCAAAAGCTAGAGAAGAAATACTCAGTATGCTAGATAATTCATTTAATAGACATGGGCAAAAAGCAAATCATAGAGGGAATGTAAAGACACCTACTTTAGATAAGTATGGTAGAGATTTAACTAAATTAGCGCAGGAAGAAAAGCTTGATCCAGTTATTGGTCGTGATAAAGAAATAGAAAGAGTTATACAAGTATTAAGTAGAAGAACTAAAAATAATCCATGCCTAATTGGAGAGCCTGGAGTAGGAAAAACAGCTATAGTAGAAGGATTAGCACAGAAGATAGTTGAAGGTAATGTCCCAGAAATATTAAAAAATAAGAAAGTTGTAACTTTAGATTTGGCATCAATGGTTGCAGGAGCTAAATATAGAGGAGAGTTTGAAGATAGACTAAAAAAAGTAATGGAAGAGATAAGAAAATCAGGAGACATAATTCTGTTTATAGATGAAATGCATACAATTATTGGAGCTGGAGCTGCTGAAGGTGCAATAGATGCATCTAATATTTTAAAACCAGCTTTAGCTAGAGGTGAATTACAAGCTATAGGAGCAACTACTTTAGATGAATATAGAAAACATATTGAAAAGGACCCTGCTTTAGAGAGAAGATTTCAGCCTATTATAGTAGAAGAACCGACAATTGAGAATACAATTAAGATTCTTGAAGGTTTAAGAGATAAATATGAAGCTCATCATAGAGTAAAGATAACAGATGAAGCTATAAAAGCGGCTGCAGAACTATCTAGCCGATATATTACAGATAGATTTTTACCAGATAAAGCAATCGATTTAATAGACGAAGCGGCTTCAAGAGTTAGATTACAGTCTATTACTGCACCACCAGATTTAAATGAGCTTGAAAAGAAGCTAGAAGAATTATATCAAGAAAAGGAAGAAGCAATAAGTACTCAAAACTTTGAGAAAGCTGCAAAATTAAGAGATGAAGAAAAGAAAATAAAAGAAGAATTAGAAAGAAGAAAAGAAGAATGGAGACATGAAAAACAATCAAAATCAACAGAAGTAGGATATGAAGAAATAGCACAGGTAGTTTCAAGTTGGACTGGAATACCAGTTAAAAAGCTAGCTGAAGAAGAGTCTGAAAGATTGCTTAAAATGGAGGAAATATTACATCAAAGAGTAGTAGGTCAGGAGCAAGCTGTTAAAGCTGTATCTAATGCAATAAGAAGAGCTAGAGTAGGTCTTAAAGATCCTAATAGACCAATAGGTTCATTTATATTCTTAGGACCTACAGGTGTTGGAAAAACAGAGTTATCAAAAGCATTGGCTGAAGCTTTGTTTGGTGATGAAAATGCAATGATTAGAGTCGATATGTCTGAATATATGGAAAAACATTCTGTATCAAAGATAGTAGGTTCACCTCCAGGATATGTAGGATATGAAGAAGGAGGTCAGCTAACTGAAAAAGTAAGAAGAAAACCTTATTCAGTAATATTATTTGATGAGATTGAAAAAGCTCATCCAGATGTATTTAACATTCTATTGCAGCTTTTAGATGATGGTAGATTAACCGATGCAAAAGGTAGGGTAGTAGATTTTAAGAACACTGTTATTATAATGACTTCAAATGTTGGAGCGAGCACAATTAAAAAACAGAAGACTTTAGGATTTGCAGCACAAAAAGATCAAGAAAAAGAAGAGTACGAGAAAATGAAAGAAAATATTATGGATGAGTTAAGAAGATCATTTAGACCTGAGTTTTTGAACAGAATAGATGAAGTTATTGTTTTCCACTCACTGAATGAAGAACATATTAAACAAATTGTAGATTTAATGGTTAAGGATTTGGAAAAGAGACTTAAGGCTTTAAATGTAAATATTAAAGTTACAGAAAAAGCTAAAGAATACTTGGCTAAAGAAGGTTATGACCCAACTTATGGAGCAAGACCTCTTAAGAGAAGCATAAGAAAATTGATTGAAGATAAATTATCAGAGGAGATATTAAAAGGAAATATTTCTAAAAACGATAATATTGTAGTAGATTTTGATGGTGAAAAATTGACTTTTAATAAAGAATAG
- a CDS encoding UvrB/UvrC motif-containing protein: protein MLCDDCGKREATMHFTKIINGNVTELHLCEECAKNHKEFEFDTSFSIHNFLTGLLDLDNVQDSPFKIDYITSTKCDRCGLTYSKFRQTGKFGCSNCYNSFKEKLIPLFKRIHGHGNHIGKVPRRAGGVIRIKKEISRLKNQLEIAVRNEEYEKAAQIRDQIRELQAQIDTK, encoded by the coding sequence ATGCTTTGTGATGATTGCGGAAAAAGAGAAGCGACTATGCATTTTACAAAAATTATAAATGGCAATGTAACAGAACTTCATTTATGTGAGGAATGTGCTAAAAATCATAAGGAATTTGAATTTGATACATCTTTTTCAATACACAATTTTCTAACAGGACTTTTAGATTTAGATAATGTACAGGATAGTCCTTTTAAAATAGATTATATTACAAGTACAAAATGCGATAGATGTGGTTTAACTTATAGTAAGTTTAGACAGACAGGTAAGTTTGGATGCAGTAATTGCTACAACTCATTTAAGGAAAAACTAATACCTCTATTTAAAAGAATACATGGACATGGAAATCATATAGGAAAAGTTCCCAGAAGAGCTGGTGGCGTGATAAGGATTAAAAAAGAAATTAGTAGACTCAAGAATCAGTTAGAAATTGCAGTACGAAATGAAGAGTATGAAAAAGCAGCTCAAATAAGGGATCAAATTAGAGAGCTTCAAGCTCAAATAGATACAAAGTAG
- the hisC gene encoding histidinol-phosphate transaminase, with translation MTLTFRDELKDLQAYKPGKPIEDVKREYGLEKVVKLASNENPLGCSPKAIEAVKKAAENLALYPDGNATLLKEALAEKTGLKTTQILPSSGSDEMVDIIAKTFINKDDEVIMADLTFPRYITTTKMMGGKPVIVPLKDWTYDLEGMKKAITNKTKLIWLCNPNNPTGTMFTEEKLLDFLKNVPSNVVVVYDEAYNEYVTRDDYPKNSIKLLEDYPNLIILRTFSKIYGLAALRIGYALASEEIIHNMNKIRGPFNVNKLAQVAALAALEDEDFIKKTYELNKQGKEYLYKEFENLGLEYAPSETNHIFVNVKRDANEVFIELQKRGMIIRPIKDTWVRITIGTPEQNELLIKLLKEVI, from the coding sequence ATGACTTTAACTTTTAGAGATGAACTAAAAGATTTACAGGCATACAAACCAGGGAAGCCTATTGAAGATGTAAAAAGAGAATACGGTCTAGAAAAAGTAGTTAAATTAGCATCTAACGAAAATCCACTAGGATGTTCTCCTAAAGCAATAGAAGCTGTTAAAAAAGCGGCTGAAAATTTAGCTCTATATCCAGATGGAAATGCTACTTTATTGAAAGAAGCACTTGCAGAAAAAACAGGACTTAAAACAACTCAAATTTTACCAAGCAGTGGTTCAGATGAAATGGTTGATATTATTGCAAAAACTTTTATAAATAAAGATGATGAAGTTATAATGGCTGACTTGACTTTCCCTAGATACATAACTACAACTAAAATGATGGGTGGAAAGCCTGTAATAGTACCTCTTAAAGATTGGACTTATGATTTAGAAGGTATGAAAAAAGCAATAACTAATAAAACAAAGTTAATTTGGTTATGTAATCCAAATAATCCTACAGGAACAATGTTTACTGAAGAAAAGTTACTTGATTTTCTAAAAAATGTACCTAGTAATGTAGTTGTAGTATATGATGAAGCATACAATGAGTATGTAACAAGAGATGATTATCCAAAAAATAGTATTAAATTACTTGAAGATTACCCTAATTTAATTATTTTGAGAACGTTTTCAAAAATATATGGATTGGCTGCACTAAGAATTGGATACGCTCTTGCTAGTGAAGAAATAATCCATAACATGAATAAGATCAGAGGACCGTTTAATGTAAACAAATTAGCTCAAGTTGCTGCATTAGCGGCTCTTGAAGATGAAGATTTTATCAAAAAAACCTATGAATTAAATAAACAAGGAAAAGAATATCTATATAAAGAATTTGAAAACTTAGGATTAGAATATGCTCCATCTGAAACAAATCATATCTTTGTTAATGTTAAGCGTGATGCTAATGAGGTTTTCATAGAACTTCAAAAGAGAGGCATGATAATTAGACCTATTAAAGATACATGGGTAAGAATAACTATCGGTACTCCTGAGCAAAATGAGTTATTAATAAAACTTTTAAAAGAAGTTATATAA
- a CDS encoding protein arginine kinase: MAKWLQGNDKTNDIVVSTRIRLARNIEDFLFPQMLNTESANKVIDRVRSSIIEGNTILSREFDFFRTKDISPLERQIFVEKHLISPELIAKPERSAFLLRKDEKVTVMINEEDHIRIQVLLPGLELEESWDLCSKIDDIIEENVKYAFDEKLGYLTSCPTNVGTGMRASVMLHLPSLVMTGHINKVLQAVNQIGLTVRGLYGEGTDALGNLFQISNQTTLGETEEEIIEKLKKIVLQIISREKESRQRLMNTKRIEVEDIVYRSLGILKNSRIITSKESMKLLSDVRMGIEMGIINDIDLDKINNLMILSQPASIQKYSGKELNAKERDIKRAEMIREYLK; this comes from the coding sequence ATGGCTAAATGGTTACAAGGAAACGATAAAACGAATGATATAGTAGTTAGTACTAGAATTAGACTGGCACGAAATATTGAAGATTTTCTGTTTCCACAAATGCTTAATACAGAAAGTGCTAATAAAGTGATAGATAGAGTAAGAAGTTCAATAATTGAAGGGAATACAATCTTATCAAGAGAATTTGATTTTTTTAGAACTAAAGATATTTCACCTTTAGAAAGACAGATTTTTGTAGAAAAACATCTTATTAGTCCTGAGTTAATTGCTAAGCCTGAAAGAAGTGCATTTTTACTGAGGAAAGATGAAAAAGTAACAGTAATGATAAATGAAGAAGACCATATAAGAATACAGGTTTTACTTCCTGGCTTAGAGCTAGAAGAAAGTTGGGATTTATGTAGTAAAATTGATGATATTATAGAAGAAAATGTAAAGTACGCTTTTGATGAAAAGTTAGGGTATTTAACTTCATGTCCAACTAATGTAGGAACTGGAATGAGAGCTTCAGTTATGCTGCATCTTCCTAGTTTAGTAATGACTGGTCATATAAATAAAGTTCTTCAGGCTGTAAATCAGATAGGTCTTACTGTAAGAGGATTATATGGTGAAGGAACTGATGCATTAGGTAATTTGTTCCAAATTTCTAATCAAACAACCTTAGGCGAAACTGAAGAGGAAATTATTGAAAAGCTGAAAAAAATTGTACTTCAGATTATTAGTCGGGAAAAAGAATCAAGGCAAAGGCTGATGAACACAAAAAGAATAGAGGTAGAAGATATAGTATATAGATCTTTAGGAATATTAAAGAATTCAAGAATAATAACATCAAAAGAATCTATGAAATTATTGTCAGATGTAAGAATGGGTATAGAAATGGGTATTATTAATGATATAGATTTAGACAAAATTAATAACTTGATGATCTTGTCACAACCAGCTAGTATTCAAAAATATTCAGGTAAAGAATTAAATGCTAAAGAAAGAGATATAAAAAGAGCTGAAATGATTAGAGAATATTTAAAATAG
- a CDS encoding CtsR family transcriptional regulator, with protein MSRLSDIIEEFIKRLLEETDNETVEIQRNELAQYFNCAPSQINYVLATRFTQDKGYYIESKRGGGGYIKIIKLNINNDSYIRNLIVNTIGDSITKMRAYRLIDTFVEKGFITNREADLMKSALSDRALGIVPKFKNELRASILKDMLLMLVE; from the coding sequence ATGTCAAGACTGAGCGACATTATAGAGGAATTTATTAAAAGACTTTTGGAAGAAACGGATAATGAGACTGTTGAAATACAGAGGAACGAATTAGCTCAATATTTTAACTGCGCTCCATCTCAAATAAATTATGTTTTAGCAACGAGATTTACTCAAGATAAAGGGTATTATATAGAAAGTAAAAGAGGTGGAGGAGGCTATATTAAAATAATTAAATTAAACATTAATAATGATAGTTACATTAGAAATCTTATAGTAAATACTATAGGTGATTCTATTACAAAGATGAGAGCTTATAGGTTGATAGATACGTTCGTTGAAAAAGGGTTTATAACAAATCGAGAAGCTGATTTAATGAAATCTGCTTTAAGTGACAGGGCTTTAGGAATTGTACCAAAGTTTAAGAATGAATTGAGAGCAAGTATACTTAAAGATATGCTTCTTATGTTAGTAGAATGA
- a CDS encoding aminoglycoside phosphotransferase family protein — MIQPNELHKRIIKNIGEYEILINHREGSKRTGVWKIRSLLNQRCYYVKTHSRKSRWHPEVFAYRNWISEILPYAPELIESFEGDDWQGILITSLDGVTMREANLSRKQEEEAYYKAGELTKLLHTKFKGTYFGRPDCNGNPIEIFHHTDPVYYIKKSLIDLYEKGKKLNCFNSKESFLAEWAIENVDIFKSTHPVPISWDSTPNNWLINKHGEFIGMIDFENMLWGIPADNFTILFERYFPQSPKGKEAFFRGYGLNDIKDMKLQIKITCIKMGLADLVWGLENKDDRVIKLGKQMLEYIDEFTDLGI, encoded by the coding sequence TTGATACAACCTAATGAATTACATAAAAGAATTATAAAGAATATTGGGGAATATGAAATTTTAATAAATCACAGAGAAGGAAGTAAAAGAACAGGTGTATGGAAAATTAGAAGCTTATTGAATCAAAGATGTTATTATGTAAAAACTCATTCAAGGAAAAGTAGATGGCATCCAGAAGTTTTTGCTTATAGAAATTGGATTTCAGAGATTTTACCCTATGCTCCAGAATTGATTGAAAGCTTTGAAGGAGACGATTGGCAAGGAATTTTGATAACATCTTTAGATGGTGTAACAATGAGGGAAGCAAATCTGTCTCGAAAACAGGAAGAAGAGGCATATTATAAAGCTGGGGAACTTACTAAACTATTACATACAAAATTTAAAGGTACCTATTTTGGAAGACCAGACTGCAATGGGAACCCAATTGAGATATTTCATCATACTGACCCTGTTTACTATATAAAAAAATCACTTATAGATTTATATGAAAAAGGTAAAAAACTAAATTGCTTTAACTCTAAGGAGTCTTTTTTAGCAGAGTGGGCAATTGAAAATGTAGATATATTTAAAAGTACTCATCCTGTTCCTATTAGTTGGGATTCGACTCCTAACAATTGGTTGATTAATAAGCATGGAGAATTCATTGGAATGATAGATTTTGAAAATATGCTTTGGGGAATACCAGCAGATAATTTCACAATACTTTTTGAACGTTACTTTCCACAATCACCTAAGGGAAAAGAAGCATTTTTTAGAGGATATGGGTTAAATGATATTAAAGATATGAAACTCCAAATTAAAATAACCTGTATAAAGATGGGGTTAGCTGACTTGGTATGGGGATTAGAGAACAAAGATGATAGAGTTATTAAGTTAGGAAAACAAATGTTAGAATATATAGATGAATTTACAGATTTAGGGATATAA